Proteins encoded together in one Halothermothrix orenii H 168 window:
- a CDS encoding sulfotransferase, which yields MPQKLLITGRTRSGTTFLTNFLNAQEEITLFSDIFHVVAGKFLSQPVQTKVINYHKKLTSKEKDIYLHYIKVGLEMLGDKTNYKLQVKPEEFTTAKELYELLLDSIHKPGDKVVGHKVTEVEINVENILSNTDMKVLYIIRDPRDAVLSAVKKFGNSVFHAVTSWKKAIDKILKINSNKLLVIRFEDLIKKDLYLKSKLEGFLGINIDYNINEAKSHENKSFIGNSSFSDVDKLFDLRAVERWKNRSEFIVKYIYMETLDYIQKLGYDYMELDKNDFSIKQEVDKMKQEHENLVQRLGKNKQQINKLLFS from the coding sequence TTGCCACAAAAATTATTGATTACGGGCCGGACTAGAAGTGGGACAACGTTTTTAACAAATTTTTTGAACGCTCAAGAGGAAATAACCTTGTTTAGTGATATTTTTCATGTAGTAGCAGGCAAGTTTTTATCTCAACCAGTTCAAACTAAAGTGATAAATTACCATAAAAAGTTGACAAGTAAAGAAAAAGATATATATTTACATTATATAAAAGTTGGTCTAGAGATGCTCGGGGACAAAACAAATTATAAGTTACAAGTTAAACCAGAAGAATTTACAACAGCCAAAGAATTATATGAACTTTTATTAGATTCTATACATAAACCAGGGGATAAGGTAGTTGGACATAAGGTTACTGAGGTTGAAATCAATGTAGAAAATATATTGAGCAATACTGATATGAAAGTTTTATATATCATCAGGGACCCGCGAGATGCAGTATTATCTGCTGTTAAAAAGTTTGGTAATTCTGTATTTCATGCAGTAACCAGTTGGAAAAAGGCTATAGATAAAATATTAAAAATAAATTCTAATAAATTGCTAGTTATCAGATTTGAGGATTTAATAAAAAAGGATTTGTATTTAAAAAGTAAACTTGAGGGATTTCTTGGAATTAACATAGACTATAATATTAATGAAGCTAAGTCGCATGAAAACAAGAGTTTTATTGGGAACTCTTCTTTTTCTGATGTTGATAAACTTTTTGATTTAAGAGCTGTTGAAAGATGGAAGAATAGAAGTGAATTTATAGTCAAATATATTTATATGGAAACCCTGGATTATATTCAAAAGTTAGGGTATGATTATATGGAATTAGATAAAAATGATTTTTCTATAAAACAAGAGGTAGACAAAATGAAACAAGAACATGAAAATTTAGTGCAACGATTAGGTAAAAACAAGCAACAGATAAATAAATTGTTGTTTTCCTAG
- the fliS gene encoding flagellar export chaperone FliS, producing the protein MPENPYQKYKKTRFETANREKLILMLYEGAIKSLNHAKKGMEEDNIELINESLKKSQDIINELMVSLNPEAGEIATNLYSLYDYMQRRLIEANLKKEIEPVKEVKKMVEELHETWKEAMLQVHKTKYAGQKKQGGFSLEG; encoded by the coding sequence ATGCCAGAAAATCCTTACCAGAAATATAAAAAAACCAGGTTTGAAACTGCAAACAGGGAAAAATTGATTTTAATGCTTTATGAAGGGGCAATTAAAAGTCTTAATCATGCTAAAAAGGGTATGGAAGAAGATAATATTGAACTTATTAATGAATCCCTGAAAAAATCTCAGGATATAATTAATGAATTAATGGTAAGTCTAAATCCAGAAGCAGGAGAGATTGCAACAAATCTATACAGCCTGTACGATTATATGCAAAGACGTCTAATTGAAGCTAATCTAAAAAAGGAAATTGAGCCTGTAAAAGAGGTTAAAAAAATGGTTGAGGAACTTCATGAAACGTGGAAAGAGGCTATGTTACAGGTACATAAGACTAAGTATGCCGGTCAGAAAAAGCAGGGAGGATTTTCTCTTGAAGGATAA
- a CDS encoding motility associated factor glycosyltransferase family protein, which produces MDKNLFNKNMQAMAKYNISLYQKLCNFNPDSDKFLLDKARNGSPTLKIKEGKTTRLVHSRYNPEREADKWVKKINFKGRKKIFFLGLGLGYHLRFLLERKKGIDYIIVIEPELSTLYWSFHIYDYSNYIRENKLIFVYSKGENENYIRQVLASIDMLNMKTFFSVTTPLTGIYHKDVFAKLNSFIKDHLISCIINFNTTVTFKYNWLNNFKHNMTYLFQHPGIDVLKNKFVKFPAIIVSAGPSLDKNIHLLKQAKDKAVIIGVGTSLKAIQNTGVRPDIVVSVDPAEANWKHFQSTDYDDVYLVGDILSYYKILDQHNGKKFFFSTSAYNVIQKLLPDEYGLPPLRGGGSVSHSAMELALLMGCEPVIFIGQDLAIKEDGTTHASNTIYSVEKDESGESLMEVEGIDGTNVETPVRFYSFLRWFEKRLAMLPEKKLIIDATEGGAKIKGTKVMDFKDALDKYCNTRADIYSKLDELHRQFCSRKKEVLIKHFKENISNLNCLKKLAEEGLEMIPDEDKILFNIKEVELQDLFLQLEDIESRIKKGQSVNQLSEVIAFSEVSRILNNEEIDETIINGGHEEKVAAILNQSRELFSALINIYSTMEDYLEDLLDLLNESK; this is translated from the coding sequence ATGGACAAAAATTTATTCAACAAAAATATGCAGGCAATGGCTAAGTATAATATATCTTTGTATCAAAAATTATGTAATTTTAATCCTGACAGTGACAAATTTTTACTGGATAAAGCTAGAAACGGGAGTCCTACCTTGAAAATTAAAGAAGGGAAAACCACCAGGTTGGTTCATAGTCGATATAATCCTGAAAGGGAGGCTGATAAATGGGTTAAAAAGATTAATTTTAAAGGGAGAAAAAAAATTTTCTTTCTTGGGCTTGGCCTCGGGTATCATTTAAGATTTTTGCTGGAAAGAAAAAAAGGTATTGATTATATTATTGTAATTGAACCTGAATTATCAACATTATACTGGAGTTTTCATATATATGATTATTCTAATTATATTCGTGAAAATAAATTAATATTTGTTTATAGTAAAGGTGAAAATGAAAATTATATCAGACAGGTATTAGCCAGTATTGATATGCTTAATATGAAAACCTTTTTTTCAGTAACTACCCCTTTGACTGGAATATACCACAAAGATGTTTTTGCAAAACTGAATAGTTTTATAAAAGATCATCTTATAAGCTGTATTATTAATTTTAATACAACTGTAACGTTTAAATATAATTGGTTAAATAATTTTAAACACAATATGACTTATCTATTTCAACATCCTGGAATAGATGTCTTAAAAAATAAATTTGTGAAATTCCCGGCTATTATTGTATCTGCAGGTCCTTCACTGGATAAAAATATTCATTTATTAAAACAGGCTAAAGATAAGGCTGTAATTATTGGTGTTGGTACATCACTTAAGGCAATACAAAATACTGGAGTTAGACCTGATATAGTTGTTTCCGTTGACCCTGCTGAGGCCAACTGGAAACATTTCCAAAGTACTGATTATGATGATGTTTATCTGGTGGGAGATATATTGAGTTATTATAAAATACTTGACCAGCATAATGGTAAAAAATTTTTCTTTTCCACTTCGGCATACAATGTAATTCAAAAATTATTACCAGATGAATATGGTTTACCACCACTTAGAGGTGGAGGTTCTGTTTCGCATTCTGCTATGGAGCTTGCTCTGTTAATGGGGTGTGAGCCCGTAATTTTTATAGGGCAGGATCTTGCCATTAAAGAAGATGGAACTACCCATGCTTCAAATACAATTTACAGTGTAGAGAAAGATGAATCTGGGGAAAGTTTAATGGAGGTAGAAGGAATAGATGGTACAAATGTTGAAACTCCTGTGCGTTTTTATTCATTTCTAAGATGGTTTGAAAAAAGATTAGCAATGCTTCCTGAAAAAAAGCTTATTATCGATGCTACTGAAGGTGGTGCAAAGATTAAGGGCACAAAAGTAATGGACTTTAAAGATGCTCTCGATAAGTACTGTAATACACGGGCAGATATTTACAGTAAACTAGATGAATTACATAGACAGTTTTGCTCCAGGAAAAAGGAAGTGTTAATTAAACATTTTAAAGAAAATATTAGTAATTTAAATTGTCTTAAAAAGCTTGCAGAAGAAGGTTTGGAGATGATTCCTGATGAAGATAAAATTTTGTTTAATATAAAAGAAGTGGAGCTACAGGATTTATTTTTGCAACTTGAGGATATTGAATCTCGGATTAAAAAGGGACAATCTGTTAATCAATTAAGTGAAGTGATTGCATTTTCAGAAGTAAGTCGAATATTAAATAATGAGGAAATTGATGAGACTATTATTAATGGTGGGCATGAAGAAAAAGTTGCTGCTATATTAAACCAATCCAGAGAATTGTTCTCTGCTTTAATTAATATATACAGTACAATGGAAGATTATCTTGAAGATTTATTAGATTTGTTAAATGAAAGTAAATAA